One genomic segment of Esox lucius isolate fEsoLuc1 chromosome 15, fEsoLuc1.pri, whole genome shotgun sequence includes these proteins:
- the LOC109615369 gene encoding syncytin-2-like isoform X1, producing the protein MCGGRLLHSVLPRGWSGTCARVRVAQDVTVIPHVQLQTNAIQHLEGKLVRSRSKRSYVPDSQVTIDAIGQPRGIPNEFKASSEISAGFESIILWIAPAKNAEWINYIYYNQQRFINYMDTALTALGEQLQATSKMTWQNRQALDWILAEKGGVCVMSGEQCCTFIQNNTAPDGSFTQAMIKLKQLRKEVKDNAGSDAHTWDWLEMSLGQWRTTLTKVGIVIGIVLAVLAVVACCVIPLLRAFLTKTVVSQMPLRAMDSAASDLEVIPLQGHPGQYMDKYGNPCNAKGRPLNCPYGNPDCEWSVRAGAGWACIDYYQNSMSAGNVAVVVPVVNGKMCDNPVINCSVINQGYEEMELQA; encoded by the coding sequence ATGTGTGGAGGAAGGCTGTTGCACTCAGTGTTGCCACGTGGTTGGTCAGGCACATGCGCTAGAGTTAGAGTAGCCCAAGATGTGACCGTAATACCTCACGTTCAGTTACAAACTAATGCAATACAGCATCTTGAGGGGAAACTGGTGAGGTCACGAAGCAAGAGGTCCTACGTGCCAGATTCACAGGTTACCATTGACGCAATCGGACAACCAAGAGGGATCCCCAATGAGTTTAAAGCAAGCAGCGAAATTAGTGCGGGGTTTGAGTCTATAATCCTATGGATAGCACCAGCTAAGAATGCAGAGTGGATCAATTACATATACTATAATCAGCAGCGGTTTATCAATTACATGGATACAGCCCTGACAGCTCTGGGAGAACAATTACAAGCTACAAGTAAAATGACATGGCAAAATAGGCAGGCGTTAGATTGGATCTTGGCAGAAAaaggtggtgtttgtgtgatgtcTGGGGAGCAGTGTTGCACTTTCATTCAGAATAACACTGCCCCAGATGGTTCCTTCACTCAGGCTATGATCAAGCTCAAGCAGTTGAGGAAGGAAGTGAAAGATAATGCAGGCTCAGATGCACACACATGGGACTGGCTGGAAATGTCATTGGGTCAGTGGCGCACTACCTTGACCAAAGTAGGGATTGTGATAGGGATAGTATTAGCTGTGTTGGCAGTAGTGGCGTGCTGTGTGATCCCTCTGCTTAGAGCATTTTTGACCAAGACTGTTGTATCTCAAATGCCTTTAAGGGCAATGGACTCTGCTGCTAGTGACCTGGAAGTTATTCCACTACAGGGTCACCCTGGACAGTACATGGACAAGTATGGAAACCCCTGCAATGCTAAAGGGAGACCCCTGAACTGCCCATATGGAAACCCAGACTGTGAATGGTCGGTCAGAGCAGGGGCTGGATGGGCGTGTATTGATTACTATCAGAACTCTATGTCAGCGGGTAACGTTGCTGTGGTGGTGCCAGTTGTGAACGGCAAGATGTGTGACAATCCTGTGATAAATTGTAGTGTGATTAACCAGGGCTATGAGGAAATGGAACTTCAGGCCTGA
- the LOC109615369 gene encoding uncharacterized protein LOC109615369 isoform X2, translating to MNGGNMAHLKLTGLFFLLTLACHFLRGLLVYGEPIQYSREFLLFLHRTSVCTVDSSAVIPTEILRLPDPYAGNWNQAHWTRPTARKRGRCGGVRQRLRRQGHMRIPLPTVILANVQSLRNKVDEHQANVKFLMEYSSACLLAFTETWLKEYDLKSDLDIDGFGVPYRLDRDSAVTDIFLEALLRLARGQDCDGCQNWGHWGSGYTSVATLRVIYQQEIARAPEPEDVQPRAVEPGDQVYIRVFKRRWNEPRKDENEKDHIEWSKQHQQRYE from the exons atgaacGGAGGCAACATGGCTCACCTGAAATTGACCGGccttttttttctgttgacGCTGGCATGTCACTTTTTACGTGGACTTCTCGTGTATGGAGAACCTATCCAGTATAGTCGGGAattccttttgtttttgcatcGCACCAGCGTATGCACCGTGGACTCTTCCGCAGTTATCCCCACAGAGATCCTCCGGTTGCCGGACCCTTACGCAGGGAACTGGAACCAGGCGCACTGGACGAGGCCGACAGCAAGGAAAAGAGGAAGATGTGGCGGTGTACGCCAGAGGCTCAGGAGACAGGGACATATGCGGATCCCCCTTCCTACAGTCATCCTCGCTAATGTCCAGTCACTCCGGAATAAAGTTGATGAGCATCAGGCAAACGTCAAGTTCCTGATGGAGTATAGCAGTGCCTGTCTTCTCGCCTTCACAGAAACATGGCTCAAGGAGTACGATTTAAAGTCCGATCTGGATATCGATGGCTTTGGAGTTCCCTACCGCTTGGACAGAGATTCTGCAGTGACTG ACATATTTTTGGAGGCACTCCTGAGATTGGCAAGGGGCCAGGACTGTGACGGCTGCCAGAACTGGGGGCACTGGGGGTCGGGTTACACAAGCGTGGCCACGCTGAGAG TTATTTATCAACAGGAAATCGCACGGGCACCAGAACCAGAGGACGTCCAACCCCGAGCGGTGGAACCAGGAGACCAGGTTTACATAAGGGTCTTCAAGAGGAGGTGGAATGAGCCGAGAAAAGACGAGAACGAGAAGGACCATATCGAGTGGTCCAAGCAACACCAACAGCGATACGAGTAG